In the genome of Hymenobacter taeanensis, one region contains:
- a CDS encoding peptidylprolyl isomerase, translating to MKHLLATLLLGTALTTACNRAQPETATEPAAPAPLPGPDLMALTDSGGVAERLILAYGQQYPASEVIMHTRLGDMRIRLYDDTPLHKANFLLLSRKGVFDETVFHRVVKDFAIQGGNSNFRTIDMKEYHLKPEIRPEHFHKYGALAMARYDGAQNPGKLSSNNDFYIVQGKKMSAAEAKASSSRPLTPEQIKAYTTSGGTPGLDGEYTVFGEVVEGLEVIDKIANEPLDPYNWPKKDVCIKMEVVEPQK from the coding sequence ATGAAACACCTCCTCGCCACACTGCTGCTTGGAACCGCGCTTACTACTGCCTGCAACCGCGCCCAACCCGAAACTGCCACAGAACCGGCAGCTCCGGCCCCCCTTCCCGGCCCCGATCTTATGGCCCTGACCGACTCAGGAGGAGTTGCGGAGCGCCTGATCCTGGCTTACGGGCAGCAGTACCCCGCCTCAGAAGTTATTATGCATACGCGCCTCGGCGACATGCGCATCCGCCTCTACGACGACACGCCCCTGCACAAGGCCAACTTCTTGCTGCTCAGCCGTAAGGGCGTATTTGATGAAACGGTGTTTCACCGGGTAGTGAAGGATTTTGCTATTCAGGGAGGTAACTCCAACTTCCGCACTATTGACATGAAGGAGTACCACCTCAAGCCGGAAATCAGGCCCGAGCATTTCCATAAGTACGGGGCACTGGCAATGGCCCGCTACGATGGCGCACAGAACCCCGGCAAGCTCTCCTCCAACAACGACTTTTACATTGTGCAGGGCAAAAAAATGAGTGCAGCCGAAGCCAAAGCCTCCTCGAGCCGCCCTCTCACGCCTGAGCAGATAAAGGCCTACACTACCAGTGGTGGCACCCCCGGCCTCGATGGCGAATACACCGTGTTTGGGGAAGTAGTTGAAGGGCTCGAGGTCATCGATAAAATTGCCAATGAGCCTCTCGACCCCTATAACTGGCCTAAGAAGGACGTGTGCATCAAGATGGAAGTAGTAGAGCCTCAGAAGTAG
- a CDS encoding zinc dependent phospholipase C family protein: MKKLILSLLLVILCPLLSQGWGFFGHRTIAQISVYALPSSMRGFYYRHMAELVKRSTAADERREADPTEAPKHFIDMDHYGDNPFGLMPKLYDKAVAKYTADTLRKYGTVPWTVMELKEQLTDAFRKGDTVAIVRLSADLGHYVSDAFVPLHTTENYDGQLTNQAGIHSLWESKLPERNIAKYKLDAEPASYLKDPQTDIWKVVQSSYGFLGATFDYEDDLNRKFTPEQKYVFSHKYGKTRRSYSDAFADAYHEKVGGMVAYRLKQAPTMVASMWLTAWKDAGSPNLDAMMTKKPSKEEKEKLAAELKIWDKNELVNQQMLLSLQKVEQEVRPDLINAAQDMAPVPDEPTPAATAPTGSPVPGAPPVPAGTNKVKVKTKEPNAPAQKQKAKAAPAPKKKADDGWGAPSGSGW, translated from the coding sequence ATGAAAAAACTGATCCTCTCACTTCTCTTAGTCATACTGTGCCCCCTGCTGTCGCAGGGCTGGGGCTTCTTTGGGCACCGCACCATTGCCCAGATTTCAGTGTACGCGTTGCCCTCCTCTATGCGCGGCTTTTACTACCGGCACATGGCCGAGCTGGTGAAACGCAGCACCGCCGCCGATGAGCGCCGCGAAGCCGACCCCACCGAAGCCCCCAAGCACTTCATCGACATGGACCACTACGGCGACAACCCGTTCGGCCTGATGCCGAAGCTGTATGATAAAGCGGTAGCCAAATACACCGCTGATACGCTGCGCAAGTACGGCACTGTGCCCTGGACGGTGATGGAGCTAAAAGAGCAACTCACCGACGCCTTCCGCAAAGGCGACACCGTGGCCATTGTGCGCCTATCGGCTGACCTAGGCCACTACGTTTCCGATGCCTTCGTGCCCCTGCACACCACCGAAAACTACGACGGGCAGCTTACCAACCAGGCGGGTATTCACTCGCTCTGGGAAAGCAAACTCCCTGAGCGCAACATTGCCAAGTACAAGCTTGATGCTGAGCCGGCTTCCTATCTGAAGGATCCGCAGACGGATATCTGGAAGGTAGTGCAGAGTTCCTACGGCTTTCTGGGGGCCACGTTTGATTACGAAGACGACCTGAACCGCAAGTTTACGCCGGAGCAGAAGTACGTATTCTCGCATAAGTATGGCAAAACCCGCCGCTCCTACTCCGATGCGTTTGCTGATGCTTACCATGAGAAAGTAGGTGGCATGGTGGCCTACCGTCTGAAGCAAGCACCTACTATGGTAGCCTCTATGTGGCTGACGGCTTGGAAAGACGCCGGCAGCCCCAACCTCGATGCCATGATGACCAAGAAGCCGAGCAAAGAGGAAAAGGAAAAGCTGGCCGCCGAGCTCAAGATCTGGGACAAGAATGAGCTGGTTAACCAGCAGATGCTGTTGTCGCTGCAGAAGGTAGAGCAGGAAGTCCGCCCCGACCTCATTAATGCAGCCCAGGATATGGCTCCCGTGCCAGATGAGCCTACCCCGGCGGCTACTGCCCCCACGGGCTCGCCTGTACCAGGTGCGCCGCCCGTGCCTGCCGGTACCAATAAGGTGAAAGTGAAAACCAAGGAGCCCAATGCCCCCGCGCAAAAGCAAAAGGCCAAGGCCGCACCGGCGCCCAAGAAAAAGGCCGATGACGGCTGGGGAGCTCCTAGTGGCTCAGGGTGGTAG
- a CDS encoding CinA family protein: MKKTTPEVLIKDFIKHKLTLALAESCTCGLAAAQLAPAEGVSEVLLGSVVTYHTDAKEKLLGVKKATLTTYSAESQQTTNEMALGLHRQLPHADVCVAVTGLCGPGKSETPDKPVGTVFVTVLFKGHAHEYREQFGGNSDAIRQQATEFIYRKLAELLDREQIAPTT; the protein is encoded by the coding sequence ATGAAAAAAACCACCCCCGAAGTCCTGATCAAAGATTTTATCAAGCACAAGCTTACCCTGGCCCTGGCCGAAAGCTGTACGTGTGGTTTAGCCGCTGCCCAGCTGGCCCCTGCCGAAGGCGTGAGTGAGGTACTCCTGGGCTCCGTGGTTACGTATCATACTGATGCCAAGGAAAAGCTGCTTGGCGTGAAGAAAGCAACCCTCACCACCTACTCTGCGGAAAGCCAGCAGACCACCAATGAAATGGCCCTGGGCCTGCACCGCCAGCTCCCCCATGCTGATGTCTGCGTGGCCGTAACGGGCTTGTGCGGCCCCGGCAAGTCAGAAACCCCTGACAAGCCCGTGGGCACCGTTTTCGTGACCGTCTTGTTTAAGGGCCACGCCCACGAATACCGGGAGCAGTTTGGTGGCAACAGTGATGCTATCCGGCAGCAGGCCACCGAGTTTATCTACCGTAAGTTGGCTGAGCTCCTAGACCGCGAGCAAATAGCGCCCACTACCTAA
- a CDS encoding metal-dependent hydrolase family protein, with product MTSPLLRSFAAFLMTGALLGAASPVWAQKTYLHCGRLLDMRQDRAQTEMTLVVEKGRIIAVDKGYTTPTGSTDKVIDLKTRTVLPGLIDCHVHLESETSKDNQLQELTRNPADIAFGSLDHARTTLLSGFTTVRDLGGTGVNLALRNAINKGQVVGPRIFTAGKAISGTGGHMDPTNGYRLDLMGIPGPADGVANGPDECRQAVREQYKRGADLIKIASTGGVLSVAKDGSSAQMTEAEIRAIVETAHDLGLQVACHAHGAEGMKRAIRAGVTSIEHGTLMDDETMKLMVKHGTWYVPTITAGKSVADSAKIPNYYPPLVTPKAISIGPKLQSTFGRAYKAGVKIAFGTDAAVFRHGVNALEFQYMVEAGMPAVQALRAATANAALLLGQSENLGTLEPGKLADVVAVEGDPVQDIKVMQHVRFVMKQGTVYRQE from the coding sequence ATGACCTCACCCCTACTCCGCTCGTTTGCAGCTTTTCTCATGACCGGTGCCCTGCTTGGCGCTGCCTCGCCGGTCTGGGCCCAAAAAACCTACCTGCACTGCGGCCGGCTGCTGGACATGCGCCAGGACCGCGCCCAAACCGAAATGACGTTGGTAGTGGAGAAGGGCCGGATTATAGCGGTTGACAAGGGCTACACTACTCCCACGGGCTCTACTGATAAGGTCATAGACCTGAAAACCCGGACTGTACTGCCCGGCCTCATTGACTGCCACGTGCACCTGGAGAGCGAAACCAGCAAAGACAATCAGCTGCAGGAGCTCACTCGCAACCCCGCCGACATTGCTTTTGGCTCTCTCGACCACGCCCGCACAACGCTGCTTTCGGGGTTTACTACGGTGCGTGATTTGGGCGGTACGGGCGTAAACCTGGCTCTGCGCAACGCCATCAACAAAGGCCAGGTGGTGGGGCCGCGTATTTTCACGGCGGGCAAAGCTATTTCGGGCACCGGCGGCCACATGGACCCCACCAATGGGTACCGCCTTGATTTGATGGGCATTCCGGGGCCCGCCGATGGCGTAGCCAACGGCCCCGACGAGTGCCGCCAGGCGGTGAGGGAGCAGTACAAGCGCGGCGCCGACCTCATCAAAATTGCCTCTACCGGCGGGGTGCTTTCGGTGGCGAAAGATGGCAGCAGCGCCCAAATGACGGAAGCCGAGATACGGGCAATTGTAGAAACCGCGCACGATTTAGGCCTGCAGGTAGCCTGCCACGCGCACGGGGCCGAGGGCATGAAACGGGCTATTAGGGCGGGCGTAACCAGCATTGAGCACGGCACCCTCATGGACGACGAAACCATGAAGCTCATGGTGAAGCACGGCACCTGGTACGTGCCCACTATTACTGCTGGCAAGTCCGTAGCCGACTCCGCTAAGATTCCGAACTACTACCCGCCCCTTGTGACGCCCAAGGCCATCAGCATCGGGCCTAAGCTGCAGAGCACGTTTGGGCGGGCGTACAAGGCCGGAGTTAAAATTGCCTTCGGGACCGACGCGGCGGTGTTCCGGCATGGCGTAAATGCCCTGGAGTTTCAGTACATGGTAGAGGCAGGTATGCCCGCCGTGCAGGCGTTGCGGGCGGCTACCGCCAATGCGGCCCTGCTGCTAGGCCAGTCAGAAAACCTGGGTACTCTGGAGCCAGGCAAGCTGGCTGACGTAGTGGCCGTAGAAGGCGACCCCGTGCAGGATATTAAAGTGATGCAGCACGTACGCTTTGTAATGAAGCAGGGCACCGTGTATCGGCAGGAATAA
- a CDS encoding acyl-CoA-binding protein, protein MQPKIAGIRIFPPGSAVPALNSYTQTNYMATSAEFEAAAQRAQQLPTKPSNTVLLQLYALYKQASEGDVSGDRPGGFDFKAIAKYDAWASLKGKSQDDARQEYVGLVDSLFQGA, encoded by the coding sequence ATGCAGCCTAAAATTGCCGGAATCCGTATCTTCCCACCCGGCTCTGCCGTTCCTGCTCTCAACTCATATACTCAGACTAACTACATGGCTACCTCCGCCGAATTTGAAGCCGCTGCCCAGCGCGCCCAACAGCTCCCTACCAAGCCCTCTAACACGGTATTGTTGCAGCTTTACGCCTTATACAAGCAGGCCAGCGAAGGCGACGTATCCGGCGACCGGCCCGGTGGGTTTGATTTCAAAGCCATTGCCAAGTACGATGCCTGGGCTTCCCTAAAAGGTAAGTCTCAGGACGATGCCCGCCAGGAGTACGTAGGCCTGGTTGACTCTCTGTTTCAGGGCGCCTAA
- a CDS encoding CDGSH iron-sulfur domain-containing protein: MATKITVLSNGSLRVEGTDFELVDAQGQAYGLGGRERISICRCGLSSNKPFCDGSHKGHFEHDAKAFDLPAPAAPKPVAPPTAPDAGGQPLG; encoded by the coding sequence ATGGCCACTAAAATCACCGTCCTTAGCAATGGCTCCCTCCGCGTAGAGGGCACCGATTTCGAACTCGTAGATGCGCAAGGCCAGGCTTACGGCCTCGGCGGCCGCGAGCGTATCAGCATTTGCCGCTGCGGCCTTTCCTCCAACAAGCCTTTCTGTGACGGCTCCCATAAAGGGCATTTTGAACACGATGCCAAGGCGTTTGACCTGCCGGCTCCCGCAGCGCCTAAGCCCGTTGCTCCTCCTACCGCTCCCGACGCCGGCGGACAGCCGCTCGGCTAG
- a CDS encoding GNAT family N-acetyltransferase: MSVSATASVIIHPATLADIPTIIELAEATWEPTYRFIISKEQIDYMYRVIYTPASLERQMTEQGHQFLLLLEDGQPGGFASYSAKAEAGTYHLNKIYILPSHQGRGFGQLLIRAVEEAVRQAGGLVLELNVNRHNPALAFYERQGFQRHHEEDIPIGPYWMNDYVMRKELR, encoded by the coding sequence ATGTCAGTTTCTGCCACCGCTTCCGTTATCATTCATCCGGCTACTCTGGCCGATATTCCTACTATAATTGAGCTGGCCGAAGCCACCTGGGAGCCCACGTACCGGTTTATCATATCTAAGGAGCAGATAGACTATATGTACCGCGTTATCTACACGCCCGCCTCCCTGGAGCGGCAGATGACGGAGCAGGGTCACCAGTTTCTGCTGCTGCTGGAGGATGGCCAGCCGGGCGGCTTCGCCTCTTACTCCGCCAAGGCTGAAGCCGGGACATATCACCTCAACAAAATTTACATTCTGCCCTCGCACCAGGGCCGGGGCTTTGGGCAGCTGCTGATCAGGGCCGTTGAAGAAGCCGTGCGGCAAGCAGGCGGCCTAGTGCTGGAACTGAACGTTAACCGCCACAACCCCGCCCTGGCCTTTTATGAACGCCAGGGGTTCCAGCGCCACCACGAGGAAGATATTCCGATTGGCCCCTACTGGATGAACGACTACGTAATGCGCAAAGAGCTGCGCTAA
- a CDS encoding deoxynucleoside kinase: protein MHIAIVGNIGAGKTTLANKLAHHFNWEVFLEDVDHNPYLKDFYDDMPRWAFHLQVYFLNSRFRQTQHIKKLQSASKGVIQDRTIYEDAHIFAANLHQSTLMSERDYQNYLGLFESMISMVDPPDLLLYLRADLPKLVQQIERRNRDYENNIKIEYLKNLNEHYEHWISNYKHGRLLIVDVNNLDYVHNPEDLSVIIDKINSTLFGLF from the coding sequence ATGCACATTGCAATCGTCGGCAACATCGGGGCCGGCAAAACTACGCTGGCCAATAAACTGGCGCACCATTTCAACTGGGAGGTATTTCTGGAAGATGTAGACCACAATCCTTACCTGAAGGATTTCTACGACGATATGCCCCGCTGGGCGTTTCACCTGCAGGTGTACTTCCTCAACAGCCGTTTCCGCCAAACCCAGCACATCAAAAAGCTGCAAAGCGCCAGCAAAGGAGTAATTCAGGACCGCACCATCTACGAAGACGCCCACATCTTCGCGGCCAACCTGCACCAGTCTACCCTAATGTCGGAGCGGGATTATCAGAACTATCTAGGCCTGTTTGAGTCGATGATTAGCATGGTAGATCCGCCGGATCTGCTACTCTACCTGCGCGCCGACCTGCCCAAGCTAGTGCAGCAGATTGAGCGCCGCAACCGCGACTACGAGAATAATATCAAGATTGAGTACCTCAAGAACCTCAATGAGCACTATGAGCACTGGATCAGCAACTACAAGCACGGCCGGCTGCTCATTGTAGACGTCAACAACCTCGACTACGTGCACAACCCCGAGGACTTAAGCGTCATCATCGATAAAATCAACAGCACTCTCTTCGGGCTCTTTTAA
- a CDS encoding DUF2461 domain-containing protein, with amino-acid sequence MQRAFILSFLRDLADNNSKAWMDVHRAEYHRARADYTAFVAELIKGLQQLEPDLLGLTPQEVMFRINKNDRFQQSDEPYKRHMGAGIKRGGRHSQWAGYFVALQPGGETYVGAGRWQPEAEQLARIRQEIHYNPAEFHALRQNPELLHHFPSGLDMTQTLKTAPKGYDRTDPDIEWLRLKSFFVWQSFSDKEVLRPDFLARVLAAWQAAQPFVHFLNEAMQVE; translated from the coding sequence ATGCAACGGGCTTTTATTTTATCCTTCCTGCGTGATTTGGCCGACAACAATAGTAAAGCCTGGATGGATGTGCACCGCGCTGAGTACCACCGTGCCCGCGCCGACTACACCGCCTTTGTGGCAGAACTAATAAAGGGGCTTCAGCAGCTGGAGCCCGATTTGCTGGGCCTTACCCCTCAGGAGGTAATGTTCCGGATCAACAAGAATGACCGGTTTCAGCAGAGTGATGAGCCCTATAAGCGTCATATGGGCGCCGGCATTAAGCGGGGTGGGCGCCACAGCCAGTGGGCCGGTTACTTTGTGGCGCTGCAGCCTGGCGGCGAGACGTATGTGGGCGCCGGCCGCTGGCAGCCTGAAGCTGAGCAACTTGCCCGCATCAGGCAGGAAATTCATTATAACCCTGCTGAGTTTCACGCCCTACGCCAAAACCCAGAGCTGCTACACCATTTCCCAAGTGGCCTAGACATGACGCAGACACTTAAAACTGCTCCCAAAGGCTACGACCGCACCGACCCCGATATTGAGTGGCTGCGGCTTAAGAGCTTCTTTGTGTGGCAATCCTTCTCCGATAAAGAAGTGCTCCGGCCAGACTTCCTAGCCCGGGTGCTAGCCGCCTGGCAGGCCGCCCAACCTTTTGTGCATTTCCTGAATGAAGCCATGCAAGTGGAGTAG
- a CDS encoding DUF547 domain-containing protein has product MPVALTFLSRYAWLIWLLALAPTFVHADSQTSLQRLHEPWSDLLNRHVTYEGRLDYQGLQEDEAELLDYLMSLRKVTPSAAWTPQETKAFWLNVYNASAAYLVVQYYPVSSINDIRVKALSGAKSPWEAPVVNVGGQTYSLNQIEREKLSSSTPDPRIHFGLMYASASAAPMPKEAYDGSRLDQQLDAQTRRYLNDSNFNLLTATHLKLSGLFDAYAKDFGSPSEVRAFITHYTQTPIEPTATIEYLSFSWALNDRNTLNTSQPMSRH; this is encoded by the coding sequence ATGCCTGTTGCCCTTACTTTCTTGTCACGCTATGCTTGGCTGATCTGGCTGCTAGCACTGGCGCCCACATTTGTACACGCCGATAGCCAAACCTCGCTTCAGCGCTTGCATGAACCCTGGAGCGACCTACTGAATCGCCATGTAACCTACGAGGGCCGGCTGGACTACCAGGGTTTGCAGGAAGATGAGGCGGAGCTGCTAGACTACTTGATGAGCCTGCGCAAGGTAACCCCTAGCGCCGCCTGGACGCCTCAGGAGACCAAAGCCTTCTGGCTTAATGTGTACAATGCCTCTGCCGCTTATTTGGTGGTGCAGTACTACCCCGTAAGTAGCATCAACGACATCCGGGTGAAAGCACTTAGCGGTGCGAAGTCGCCGTGGGAGGCACCGGTAGTAAACGTGGGTGGCCAGACGTACTCGCTCAACCAGATTGAGCGCGAAAAATTAAGCAGCTCTACGCCCGATCCACGCATTCATTTCGGGCTGATGTACGCGTCGGCCTCGGCAGCACCCATGCCAAAGGAGGCCTACGACGGCAGCCGGCTTGATCAGCAGCTAGATGCTCAAACGCGGCGCTACCTCAACGACTCTAACTTCAACCTGCTCACGGCTACGCACCTGAAGCTCTCGGGCCTTTTTGATGCATATGCCAAGGATTTTGGTTCTCCCTCTGAGGTGCGAGCATTTATTACTCATTACACGCAAACCCCCATTGAGCCAACGGCCACCATTGAGTACCTCTCGTTCAGCTGGGCCCTCAACGACCGTAACACCCTCAATACTTCACAGCCCATGAGCAGGCACTAA
- a CDS encoding MOSC domain-containing protein: MTLQLSDLYIYPVKSLGGIRLTEAQLDSRGLRHDRRWLIVNERNQFMTQRQTPGMAFLKVEPAYNGFLLRHSGRPEMLPLFVPFEATPDKTLFVTIWDDMVFAWRARPECDEWLTAALGQTCKLVYMSDMVCRTVEPEFNPNNQLVSFADGYPYLLVGQNSLAELNSHLAEPVGLDRFRPNLVFSGGEAFTEDTWYEFQIGEVTFRAVRACARCVLTTINQHTGQRHPHTEPLRTLASYRIEEGKAIFGQNVTGPATGILHVGDTLTVKSYKAL; encoded by the coding sequence ATGACTTTGCAACTCTCCGATCTCTATATCTACCCCGTAAAATCTTTAGGCGGTATTCGTCTCACTGAAGCGCAACTTGATAGCCGGGGTTTGCGCCATGACCGGCGCTGGCTGATTGTGAATGAGCGTAACCAATTCATGACCCAGCGCCAGACACCCGGCATGGCCTTTCTCAAAGTAGAGCCGGCCTATAATGGGTTTCTGCTCCGCCACTCCGGCCGCCCCGAGATGTTACCCTTGTTCGTACCCTTTGAGGCTACCCCCGACAAGACTCTGTTTGTTACTATCTGGGATGACATGGTATTTGCCTGGCGGGCCCGCCCTGAGTGTGATGAGTGGCTCACAGCTGCGCTAGGCCAGACTTGCAAACTGGTGTATATGTCGGATATGGTGTGCCGCACAGTGGAGCCCGAGTTTAACCCCAACAATCAGCTCGTAAGCTTTGCCGATGGGTACCCCTACTTGCTGGTTGGGCAGAACTCGTTGGCTGAGCTGAATAGCCACCTCGCCGAGCCAGTGGGTTTAGACCGCTTCCGGCCCAATTTGGTGTTCAGCGGCGGAGAGGCCTTCACCGAAGATACGTGGTATGAGTTTCAGATTGGGGAAGTAACCTTTCGGGCGGTAAGGGCCTGCGCCCGCTGCGTGCTTACGACTATTAACCAGCACACAGGCCAAAGGCACCCCCACACTGAGCCCCTCCGGACGCTAGCCAGCTACCGCATTGAAGAAGGTAAAGCCATATTTGGCCAAAATGTAACTGGCCCCGCAACAGGTATCCTTCACGTAGGTGATACGCTCACGGTCAAGAGCTACAAGGCTTTGTAG
- a CDS encoding T9SS type A sorting domain-containing protein, with the protein MSYTAPANAISTPAGTFFNYAVNSGDGTIPLSGDLTVNGRLYIRNTILKTNSYTVTLDQYATLDEEENDKTNSNANGYILGKVATATNLNANGTYTFSNTGLQLLLENGTSSTTYPGRTVVTRLTGETYVGGTGNTTISRFFFVSPSNSAISPALDITMTLHYAQSEINSLPEGQLSFFKSKLPPTITISGTTFGEEGRDRTGLNAGNNTVRLSGVDLMGIWTLAAKGKPLPVELTQFTGQAEANAVRLRWATAVELNNKGFEVQHQLPNGKWRALGFVNGKGSSERASSYEYLDRTAAAGLQYYRLAQTDLDGKVTYSAVVTVKVGDQAGAQLVLYPSPASSSLSVSGLASGRHSVEIYNAQGQRVLTQELTEAQPTVSVTVLPAGMYTMRVAGQGQTAKSSRFIKE; encoded by the coding sequence TTGAGCTATACTGCGCCTGCTAATGCCATCAGCACACCAGCGGGCACTTTCTTCAACTACGCGGTTAATTCCGGAGACGGAACTATACCGCTATCAGGTGACCTCACCGTGAATGGTCGGCTTTACATCCGCAATACTATTCTGAAGACCAATTCCTACACCGTTACGCTAGACCAGTACGCGACTCTGGATGAAGAGGAGAACGATAAGACGAACAGCAATGCCAACGGTTACATATTAGGGAAAGTAGCCACGGCCACCAACCTGAATGCTAACGGCACTTACACCTTCTCCAACACCGGGTTGCAACTTTTACTAGAAAACGGAACCTCAAGTACCACTTACCCTGGCCGAACGGTTGTGACGCGGCTAACTGGTGAAACATATGTTGGTGGCACGGGCAATACCACCATTTCCCGTTTCTTCTTCGTGAGTCCCAGCAACTCAGCCATCAGCCCTGCCCTGGATATAACCATGACGCTGCACTACGCGCAGTCAGAAATCAACTCCTTGCCAGAAGGCCAGCTTTCCTTTTTCAAATCAAAGCTTCCCCCCACTATTACTATTTCGGGCACTACATTCGGTGAGGAAGGCCGCGACAGAACCGGCCTGAATGCTGGCAATAATACGGTGCGGCTAAGCGGGGTAGACCTGATGGGTATCTGGACGCTGGCTGCCAAAGGCAAACCATTGCCGGTTGAGCTAACCCAATTCACAGGCCAGGCCGAAGCCAATGCTGTACGGTTGCGGTGGGCTACGGCTGTTGAGCTAAACAACAAAGGCTTTGAGGTGCAGCATCAGCTTCCGAACGGCAAATGGCGGGCACTGGGCTTTGTGAACGGAAAAGGATCTTCTGAGCGCGCTTCTTCTTATGAGTACCTCGACCGTACCGCTGCTGCCGGCCTGCAGTACTACCGCTTAGCTCAAACGGACCTCGACGGGAAAGTGACTTACTCAGCTGTGGTAACGGTGAAAGTGGGCGACCAGGCAGGGGCACAGCTCGTGCTTTACCCCTCTCCGGCCAGTAGCTCCTTGTCGGTTAGTGGCCTAGCGAGCGGCAGGCACTCCGTTGAAATCTATAATGCGCAGGGCCAACGCGTGCTTACGCAGGAACTCACTGAGGCGCAACCTACCGTATCAGTTACGGTACTACCAGCGGGCATGTATACAATGCGTGTAGCTGGCCAAGGCCAAACCGCTAAATCTAGCCGCTTCATCAAAGAGTAG